From one Pseudactinotalea sp. HY158 genomic stretch:
- the miaA gene encoding tRNA (adenosine(37)-N6)-dimethylallyltransferase MiaA, translating to MGRAGAPAIRPAGGVVAIVGPTATGKSDLALDLAESLDGEIVNADAMQLYRGMDIGTAKVPASERRGIAHHQLDVLEVTDEASVAAYQRHARADLGRIAAAGRRAIVVGGSGLYVRALLDRISFPGTDEAVRAGIQARADELGPGLLHDELARADPAAAERIDRANTRRIVRALEVIELTGEPFSARLPTYTYEIEAVQLGIAVPAVDLEDAIGRRTRAMFAAGLVEETEELLARGLAGGPTAARAVGYAQAIGVVRGELGVEEARDQVALATRQLARRQLKWFRRDPRVTWLEPGSDLARRAHRLCP from the coding sequence ATGGGCCGGGCGGGAGCCCCCGCGATCCGGCCGGCCGGAGGCGTCGTCGCGATCGTCGGCCCGACGGCGACGGGCAAGTCCGACCTCGCGCTCGATCTGGCCGAGTCGCTCGACGGCGAGATCGTCAACGCGGATGCGATGCAGCTCTACCGGGGGATGGACATCGGCACGGCCAAGGTGCCGGCCTCCGAGCGTCGGGGCATCGCCCACCACCAGCTCGACGTGCTCGAGGTGACCGACGAGGCGAGCGTGGCCGCGTATCAGCGGCATGCCCGCGCGGACCTGGGCAGGATCGCGGCCGCCGGGCGGCGAGCGATCGTCGTCGGCGGCAGCGGGCTCTACGTGCGGGCGCTGCTCGACCGCATCTCCTTTCCCGGCACCGACGAGGCCGTGCGCGCCGGCATCCAGGCCCGCGCCGACGAGCTCGGTCCGGGCCTGCTCCACGACGAGCTGGCCCGGGCGGACCCGGCCGCCGCCGAGCGGATCGACCGTGCCAACACCCGCCGCATCGTGCGGGCGCTCGAGGTGATCGAGCTGACCGGGGAGCCCTTCTCGGCCCGGCTGCCGACGTATACGTACGAGATCGAGGCGGTTCAGCTCGGCATCGCCGTGCCCGCCGTCGACCTCGAGGATGCGATCGGGCGGCGCACGCGGGCGATGTTCGCCGCCGGCCTGGTCGAGGAGACCGAGGAGCTGCTCGCCCGCGGCCTGGCCGGCGGACCCACCGCGGCGAGGGCGGTCGGATACGCCCAGGCGATCGGCGTCGTCCGCGGCGAACTCGGGGTCGAGGAGGCGCGCGACCAGGTCGCCCTCGCCACCCGGCAACTGGCGCGCCGCCAGCTCAAGTGGTTCCGGCGGGACCCGCGCGTGACCTGGCTCGAACCCGGTTCGGACCTGGCCCGCCGAGCGCATAGGCTCTGCCCATGA
- the miaB gene encoding tRNA (N6-isopentenyl adenosine(37)-C2)-methylthiotransferase MiaB, with translation MTSPAAPPLDSPAALPAEGAGDRGRPRTYLVRTLGCQMNEHDSERMAGLLTDAGYVEAPTAGAGSLLGEVDGADVVVINTCAVRENASDRLYGNLGQLASIKKRRPGFQIAVGGCLAQQDRAGIVERAPYVDVVFGTHNIDVLPVLLERARHNEEAQVEIEEALKTFPSTLPTKRDSAFSAWVSISVGCNNTCAFCIVPHLRGKERDRRPGDVLAEVGAVVAEGAIEVTLLGQNVNSYGVGFGDRGAFAKLLRACGRIEHLERLRFTSPHPAAFTDDVIEAMAETPAVMPTLHMPLQSGSDRVLRAMRRSYRSAKFLGILDRVRARIPDAAITTDLIVGFPGETEEDFQATLEVVERSRFSSAFTFQYSPRPGTPAATMPDQVPADVVADRYRRLLALQERISGEENAAQVGRTVEVLLADSDGRKDAATARVSGRAPDNRLVHVGLPPDVAALPADRRPRPGDLVTATITHAAPHHLIADSGPAGGTFALRRTRAGDAWERARHAVAAAQAEPAGPRPVGLGMPALPPAR, from the coding sequence GTGACCTCTCCAGCAGCCCCGCCGCTCGACTCCCCGGCCGCTCTCCCCGCCGAGGGGGCGGGTGACCGCGGCCGGCCCCGCACCTACCTCGTGCGCACCCTCGGGTGTCAGATGAACGAGCACGACTCGGAGCGGATGGCGGGGCTGCTCACCGACGCCGGCTATGTCGAGGCCCCGACCGCGGGTGCGGGCTCGCTCCTCGGCGAGGTCGACGGCGCCGACGTCGTCGTGATCAACACCTGTGCGGTGCGCGAGAACGCCTCCGACCGGCTCTACGGCAACCTGGGACAGCTCGCCTCCATCAAGAAGCGCCGGCCGGGCTTCCAGATCGCCGTCGGTGGCTGCCTCGCGCAGCAGGATCGGGCCGGGATCGTCGAGCGCGCACCCTACGTCGACGTCGTCTTCGGCACCCACAACATCGACGTCCTGCCGGTGCTGCTCGAACGGGCCCGGCACAACGAGGAGGCCCAGGTCGAGATCGAGGAGGCGCTCAAGACCTTCCCCTCCACGCTGCCCACGAAACGCGACAGCGCCTTCTCGGCCTGGGTCTCCATCTCCGTCGGCTGCAACAACACGTGCGCCTTCTGCATCGTGCCGCACCTGCGTGGCAAGGAGCGCGACCGCCGGCCCGGTGACGTGCTCGCCGAGGTCGGGGCGGTGGTCGCCGAGGGGGCCATCGAGGTCACCCTGCTCGGCCAGAACGTCAACTCCTACGGCGTCGGCTTCGGCGACCGCGGGGCGTTCGCGAAGCTGCTGCGCGCGTGCGGCCGCATCGAGCACCTCGAGCGGCTCCGCTTCACCTCCCCGCACCCGGCGGCGTTCACGGACGACGTGATCGAGGCGATGGCCGAGACCCCGGCCGTCATGCCGACCCTGCACATGCCCCTGCAGTCCGGTTCCGACCGGGTGCTGCGGGCGATGCGCCGGTCGTACCGCTCGGCCAAGTTTCTCGGCATCCTCGACCGCGTCCGCGCCCGCATCCCGGACGCCGCCATCACCACCGACCTGATCGTCGGGTTCCCGGGCGAGACCGAGGAGGACTTCCAGGCCACCCTCGAGGTGGTCGAGCGGTCTCGGTTCTCCTCCGCCTTCACCTTCCAGTACTCCCCGCGCCCCGGCACGCCGGCCGCGACGATGCCCGATCAGGTGCCCGCGGACGTCGTCGCCGACCGCTACCGCCGGCTGCTCGCCCTGCAGGAGCGCATCTCGGGCGAGGAGAACGCGGCCCAGGTGGGCCGCACGGTCGAGGTCCTGCTCGCCGATTCGGACGGCCGCAAGGACGCGGCGACCGCGCGCGTGTCCGGTCGCGCCCCCGACAACCGGCTCGTGCACGTGGGGCTTCCCCCCGACGTCGCCGCCCTCCCCGCCGACCGTCGCCCCCGCCCCGGGGACCTCGTCACCGCCACGATCACCCACGCGGCCCCCCACCACCTCATCGCGGACTCCGGCCCGGCCGGAGGGACGTTCGCGCTGCGGCGCACCCGTGCGGGCGACGCGTGGGAGCGGGCCCGCCACGCCGTCGCGGCCGCACAGGCGGAACCCGCGGGGCCGCGTCCCGTCGGGCTCGGGATGCCCGCCCTCCCGCCGGCCCGGTGA
- a CDS encoding ABC transporter substrate-binding protein encodes MRRISAVAALAAAGLVLTACGGGSDDGDNADAGGDNSASKVEVFTWWAAGSELTGLQALEAVFAEQHPDTEFINGAVAGGAGSAAKDLLQTRLQAGDPPDTFQAHAGMELQDYIDAGQLEDVSGLYDEFGLNEVFPQDLLDLLTVDGKIYSVPSNIHRSNVVWANPEVLEAAGVDPAAVPEDIDAWIADLQKVADSGATALSVAAPWTQVNLLETVLMADLGAEGYNGLWNGSTDWASAEVTGALEHFETLIGFTNTDRDGLDWPDATQKVIDGVAGYNVMGDWAVALFEENDIERGTGFVDFPVPGSDEQFGFLADSFTLPVGAKHAEGAKAWLETIGSLEGQVAFNKAKGSIPARTDADPSEFSEYQQTAIESYANDTIVPSLAHGAAAPVAVLNGVTDAVSKFTAGGSDLATFQSELGAAVNG; translated from the coding sequence ATGCGACGCATCTCAGCGGTCGCTGCGCTCGCGGCAGCCGGACTCGTGCTCACCGCCTGCGGCGGCGGTAGCGACGACGGCGACAACGCCGACGCCGGTGGCGACAACTCGGCCAGCAAGGTCGAGGTCTTCACCTGGTGGGCGGCCGGTTCGGAACTGACCGGCCTGCAGGCGCTCGAGGCGGTCTTCGCCGAGCAGCACCCCGACACCGAGTTCATCAACGGCGCGGTCGCCGGCGGCGCCGGTTCGGCGGCGAAGGACCTCCTGCAGACCCGGCTGCAGGCCGGCGACCCGCCGGACACGTTCCAGGCCCACGCGGGCATGGAGCTGCAGGACTACATCGACGCGGGCCAGCTCGAAGACGTCTCGGGCCTGTACGACGAGTTCGGCCTGAACGAGGTCTTCCCCCAGGACCTGCTCGACCTGCTCACCGTCGACGGCAAGATCTACTCGGTGCCCTCGAACATCCACCGCTCGAACGTCGTGTGGGCCAACCCCGAGGTGCTCGAGGCCGCCGGTGTCGACCCGGCCGCGGTGCCGGAGGACATCGACGCGTGGATCGCGGACCTGCAGAAGGTCGCCGACTCCGGCGCGACCGCCCTGTCGGTCGCGGCGCCCTGGACCCAGGTCAACCTGCTCGAGACCGTGCTCATGGCCGATCTCGGCGCCGAGGGCTACAACGGCCTGTGGAACGGTTCGACCGACTGGGCGAGCGCCGAGGTGACCGGCGCGCTCGAGCACTTCGAGACGCTCATCGGCTTCACGAACACCGACCGTGACGGTCTGGACTGGCCCGACGCCACCCAGAAGGTCATCGACGGCGTCGCCGGCTACAACGTCATGGGCGACTGGGCCGTGGCCCTGTTCGAGGAGAACGACATCGAGCGCGGCACCGGCTTCGTCGACTTCCCGGTCCCGGGTTCGGACGAGCAGTTCGGCTTCCTCGCCGACTCCTTCACCCTGCCCGTGGGCGCCAAGCACGCCGAGGGCGCGAAGGCCTGGCTCGAGACGATCGGTTCGCTCGAGGGCCAGGTCGCGTTCAACAAGGCCAAGGGTTCGATCCCGGCCCGGACCGACGCGGACCCCTCGGAGTTCTCCGAGTACCAGCAGACCGCCATCGAGTCCTACGCGAACGACACGATCGTTCCCTCGCTCGCGCACGGCGCGGCCGCTCCGGTCGCGGTCCTCAACGGCGTGACCGACGCGGTGAGCAAGTTCACCGCCGGTGGCTCCGACCTGGCCACCTTCCAGAGCGAGCTCGGAGCAGCCGTCAACGGCTGA
- a CDS encoding carbohydrate ABC transporter permease has translation MLAPSILLLGVFVYGFIAINFNTSFTDNHTSAQAAGGKPVSWVGFRNYLDLFADPDFQHSLRNLVVFTVVFLVGTMVIGFLWAWLLERPTKGEGVFRSIYLFPMAVSFIASGVVWRWLLNSNQGEHASGLNRLFQMVGLDFLQNPWWNNISWGVAAIALPAVWQLSGYVMALFLAGFRGVPDELREAGRMDGASEWQVYRHVVFPQLTPVALSALIIIGHMSLKSFDLIMAISKASNYQTKVPAVDMYIFKSNYDFANAAAVGGILLVIVAILVVPYLIYTSKEEGAR, from the coding sequence ATGCTCGCCCCATCGATCCTGCTGCTCGGAGTCTTCGTCTACGGCTTCATAGCGATCAACTTCAATACGTCCTTCACGGACAACCACACCTCCGCGCAGGCGGCCGGCGGCAAGCCGGTGAGCTGGGTCGGGTTCCGCAACTATCTCGACCTGTTCGCCGATCCCGACTTCCAGCACTCGCTGCGCAACCTCGTGGTGTTCACGGTCGTCTTCCTCGTGGGCACGATGGTCATCGGCTTCCTGTGGGCCTGGCTGCTCGAGCGCCCGACCAAGGGTGAGGGCGTCTTCCGCTCGATCTACCTGTTCCCGATGGCCGTCTCCTTCATCGCCTCCGGTGTCGTGTGGCGCTGGCTCCTCAACTCCAACCAGGGCGAGCACGCCAGCGGCCTCAACCGGCTCTTCCAGATGGTCGGCCTCGACTTCCTCCAGAACCCCTGGTGGAACAACATCTCGTGGGGCGTGGCGGCGATCGCCCTGCCCGCCGTCTGGCAGCTCTCGGGCTACGTCATGGCGCTCTTCCTCGCCGGTTTCCGCGGCGTCCCCGACGAGCTGCGCGAGGCCGGACGCATGGACGGCGCCAGCGAGTGGCAGGTCTACCGCCACGTCGTGTTCCCGCAGCTGACGCCGGTGGCCCTCTCGGCCCTCATCATCATCGGACACATGTCGCTCAAGTCCTTCGACCTGATCATGGCGATCTCGAAGGCCTCGAACTACCAGACCAAGGTCCCCGCAGTCGACATGTACATCTTCAAGTCGAACTACGACTTCGCCAACGCGGCGGCGGTCGGCGGCATCCTGCTGGTCATCGTCGCGATCCTCGTCGTGCCCTACCTGATCTACACGAGCAAAGAGGAGGGCGCCCGATGA
- a CDS encoding carbohydrate ABC transporter permease, which yields MTTATMPLRTTSTSRFRPARTLRYLALYFGLVLVLIPVYVLLVTSFKSGVEATATNAWTLPQNWTLENWAKAWDTLSPSMWRSVQFVIPQAIVAAFLGSLNGFVLSRWRFRGANIVFTLILFGMFIPYQAVIIPLNQLLLGLNVPSGVPSLLLLHIVYGIPICTLIFRNYYESVPNELIEAARVDGAGMFRTYASVVLPISIPSFVVVLIWQFTSAWNDFLFAVFFSTAANGPVTLALNNLANGAQLQDYGASMAGALLASLPTLVVYILLGKYFVGGLMSGSVKG from the coding sequence ATGACCACCGCGACCATGCCCCTGCGCACCACGTCGACCTCCCGCTTCCGCCCCGCCCGCACGCTGCGATACCTGGCGCTCTACTTCGGGCTCGTCCTCGTGCTCATCCCCGTCTACGTGCTCCTCGTGACCAGCTTCAAGAGCGGCGTCGAGGCCACCGCCACGAATGCGTGGACCCTGCCCCAGAACTGGACCCTCGAGAACTGGGCCAAGGCGTGGGACACCCTCTCCCCCTCGATGTGGCGCAGCGTCCAGTTCGTCATCCCGCAGGCGATCGTCGCGGCCTTCCTCGGATCGCTCAACGGCTTCGTGCTGAGCCGCTGGCGCTTCCGCGGCGCGAACATCGTGTTCACGCTCATCCTGTTCGGGATGTTCATCCCCTACCAGGCCGTGATCATCCCGCTCAACCAGCTCCTCCTCGGGCTCAACGTGCCCTCGGGCGTGCCCTCCCTGCTGCTGCTGCACATCGTCTACGGCATCCCGATCTGCACGCTCATCTTCCGCAACTACTACGAGTCCGTTCCGAACGAACTCATCGAGGCGGCACGCGTGGACGGCGCGGGCATGTTCCGTACCTACGCCTCGGTCGTGCTCCCGATCTCGATCCCGAGCTTCGTGGTCGTGCTCATCTGGCAGTTCACCTCCGCCTGGAACGACTTCCTCTTCGCGGTGTTCTTCTCGACCGCCGCGAATGGGCCCGTCACCCTCGCCCTGAACAACCTCGCCAACGGCGCACAGCTCCAGGACTACGGCGCATCCATGGCGGGCGCACTCCTCGCCTCGCTGCCGACCCTCGTGGTCTACATCCTGCTCGGAAAGTACTTCGTCGGCGGACTCATGTCCGGCTCCGTCAAGGGCTGA
- a CDS encoding RecX family transcriptional regulator, giving the protein MAGTDPAADDPTSAADDPPPAGDLPRDPASAEATADTIAQLRTMLADHAAAASSDLWQASEPAAGTGEAAASPEPASPGSEPAPESVPAGRPAPAGGPVPTGRSAPDPAGEPAAEEERERAREIALQQLSFSARSRHQLAQAMTARDVPEPIVTELLDRFEQVGLIDDAEYAAMLVRTRYRERGLARPALAQELRRKGITGPPADAALDQIDSGDERAAARDLIARRIRSMGEVEPAKRRQRLYALLARRGYAAAVAVSVVDEALAAEGLNRY; this is encoded by the coding sequence ATGGCGGGCACAGACCCGGCTGCGGACGATCCGACCTCAGCCGCGGACGACCCGCCCCCGGCCGGGGACCTGCCGCGGGATCCGGCGAGCGCCGAGGCGACCGCCGACACGATCGCGCAGCTGCGCACGATGCTCGCCGACCACGCGGCCGCCGCCTCCAGCGACCTGTGGCAGGCCTCCGAGCCCGCCGCCGGCACAGGTGAGGCGGCGGCGTCGCCCGAGCCGGCATCGCCGGGATCGGAACCCGCACCCGAGTCGGTACCCGCCGGCCGGCCGGCACCCGCCGGCGGGCCGGTGCCCACTGGCCGGTCGGCACCCGATCCCGCCGGCGAGCCGGCTGCGGAGGAGGAGCGTGAACGCGCCCGCGAGATCGCCCTTCAGCAGCTGTCCTTCTCGGCGCGCTCCCGCCACCAGCTGGCCCAGGCCATGACCGCCCGAGACGTCCCGGAGCCGATCGTGACCGAGCTGCTCGACCGCTTCGAGCAGGTCGGACTCATCGACGACGCCGAGTACGCGGCGATGCTCGTGCGCACCCGGTACCGGGAGCGCGGCCTCGCGCGCCCCGCCCTCGCGCAGGAACTACGCCGCAAGGGGATCACCGGCCCACCGGCCGACGCCGCGCTCGACCAGATCGATTCCGGCGACGAGCGCGCCGCCGCGCGCGACCTGATCGCCCGGCGGATCCGCTCGATGGGCGAGGTCGAGCCGGCCAAGCGCCGGCAACGGCTCTATGCGCTGCTCGCCCGGCGCGGCTACGCCGCGGCCGTGGCGGTCTCCGTCGTCGACGAGGCACTGGCCGCCGAGGGGCTCAACCGCTACTGA
- the recA gene encoding recombinase RecA, with the protein MAAPKADREKALEAALGQIDRQFGKGSIMRLGDDTRPRVAVIPTGSIALDVALGTGGLPRGRVVEIYGPESSGKTTVALHAVANAQRAGGIAAFIDAEHALDPEYAKKLGVDTDALLVSQPDTGEQALEIMDMLIRSGALDVVVIDSVAALVPKAEIEGEMGDSHVGLQARLMSQALRKITGALSASGTTAIFINQLREKIGVFFGSPETTTGGKALKFYASVRIDVRRIETLKDGTNAVGNRTRAKIVKNKMAPPFKQAEFDIVYGLGISREGGLIDLGVENGIVRKSGSWYTYEGDQLGQGKENARNFLRDNPDLAIEIEEKIKAKLGIGAAADTAAENEVAPVPVDF; encoded by the coding sequence ATGGCTGCTCCCAAGGCAGATCGCGAGAAGGCACTCGAGGCCGCCCTCGGCCAGATCGACCGCCAGTTCGGCAAGGGCTCGATCATGCGCCTGGGCGACGACACCCGCCCCCGCGTCGCGGTGATCCCCACCGGGTCGATCGCCCTCGACGTCGCCCTCGGCACCGGCGGCCTCCCCCGAGGCCGGGTCGTCGAGATCTACGGTCCGGAGTCCTCCGGTAAGACCACCGTGGCGCTGCACGCCGTCGCCAACGCCCAACGGGCCGGCGGGATCGCGGCCTTCATCGACGCCGAGCACGCACTCGATCCGGAGTACGCCAAGAAGCTCGGCGTCGACACCGATGCGCTCCTCGTCTCCCAGCCCGACACGGGGGAACAGGCCCTCGAGATCATGGACATGCTCATCCGTTCCGGGGCGCTCGACGTCGTGGTGATCGACTCGGTCGCCGCGCTCGTGCCCAAGGCCGAGATCGAGGGGGAGATGGGCGATTCCCACGTCGGTCTCCAGGCCCGGCTCATGTCGCAGGCGCTGCGCAAGATCACCGGCGCACTCTCGGCCTCGGGCACCACGGCGATCTTCATCAACCAGCTCCGTGAGAAGATCGGCGTCTTCTTCGGCAGCCCGGAGACCACCACGGGCGGCAAGGCCCTCAAGTTCTACGCCTCGGTCCGCATCGACGTGCGCCGGATCGAGACCCTCAAGGACGGCACGAACGCGGTCGGCAACCGCACCCGCGCGAAGATCGTGAAGAACAAGATGGCGCCGCCGTTCAAGCAGGCCGAGTTCGACATCGTCTACGGGCTGGGGATCTCCCGCGAGGGCGGACTCATCGACCTCGGCGTCGAGAACGGCATCGTTCGCAAGTCCGGATCCTGGTACACCTACGAGGGCGATCAGCTCGGCCAGGGCAAGGAGAACGCCAGGAACTTCCTGCGCGACAACCCCGACCTCGCGATCGAGATCGAGGAGAAGATCAAGGCCAAGCTCGGTATCGGTGCCGCCGCGGACACGGCCGCGGAGAACGAGGTCGCCCCGGTACCCGTCGACTTCTGA
- a CDS encoding alpha/beta fold hydrolase, producing the protein MATLLTAGPAAADPLPPPPLPEPDGALIPGPAGDLLAPDASSDEVERVIRSFAARASAPLPSALPVPDPTDFEAIVPDPQGYGIAPAAERFATGDDEYTIPRPAPGGEGAGTVPDGLEEFYDQQVVWGSCAGFGATGGADECAYVIAPLDYADPGGDTIALAVARANATGESRGAVFTDPGGPGSPGLALAGSGMFAGLAEDFDTVGIDPRGVGASVPMIRCQSNDAWDRQREGSDGLAASELNAILEYNTDECYENTGAPFGIDGRALIGASGTVNVVKDLDLLRSVLGDDKLNYIGFSYGTSIGYEYARQFPDNIRAMVIDGVVNVLENNPDELAKYSEYAKSIGQDGATAQIAGFQATFEQFLAWCAGMEGQEVVVDEAGTTETFECALYQGTDDVPDGATPDNTVPALLERYRDIARAAWGAQTYSSSIGGPRPLSFADFNQGTLMAMYTEAYWGYLNSGLLEATDAVEGNEDWMMILSDAYAGRGPDGSYSLDLAAFPSIWCTDAGTPPGYNEDTAGIIADLEGYYAAAPFTDPRTNGHPERGMAPVEDWCTYYEEQFTLPAGETLEAMPNVLVVSTTYDSATPYDNGVVAAAAMGATLLTVAGYSHTSYGGSECATQIANAYVDTLVVPADIPGAEGVPTKDVHSNVITGDECMVDARFRPTPELITGDVEAGDTTAFDVTGLVRGTAYTATTEFGSATFTTDEHGRAVVAVDVPADATAGTYEVRVVPADPEANDPTVRADATFEVIAAQPSPSPTDTGEPSPSDTGGPSPTDTGGPDASDSPDGADASHGTDTSDGATPPGDLATTGAPGGQAGGLIGLGALLLAAGAAVVLARRRHLAA; encoded by the coding sequence GTGGCGACCCTCCTGACGGCCGGGCCGGCGGCCGCCGATCCGCTACCACCGCCACCGCTACCCGAGCCGGACGGCGCTCTGATCCCCGGACCCGCGGGCGACCTGCTCGCCCCCGATGCGAGCTCCGACGAGGTCGAACGGGTGATCCGGTCGTTCGCCGCACGCGCGAGCGCTCCGCTCCCCTCGGCCCTTCCCGTTCCGGACCCGACCGACTTCGAGGCGATCGTGCCCGATCCCCAGGGGTACGGCATCGCCCCGGCGGCGGAGCGATTCGCCACCGGAGACGACGAGTACACGATCCCGCGGCCGGCTCCGGGCGGCGAGGGCGCCGGCACCGTGCCGGACGGGCTCGAGGAGTTCTACGACCAGCAGGTCGTGTGGGGCTCCTGCGCGGGCTTCGGCGCCACCGGCGGGGCCGACGAGTGCGCCTACGTCATCGCCCCCCTCGACTACGCCGACCCGGGCGGGGACACGATCGCCCTCGCGGTCGCCCGCGCGAACGCGACCGGCGAGAGCCGAGGGGCCGTGTTCACCGACCCGGGCGGCCCGGGCAGCCCAGGCCTGGCGCTCGCCGGCAGTGGGATGTTCGCGGGCCTGGCCGAGGACTTCGACACGGTCGGGATCGACCCGCGCGGCGTCGGTGCCTCCGTTCCGATGATCCGCTGCCAGTCGAACGACGCCTGGGACCGGCAACGGGAGGGGTCCGACGGCCTGGCTGCGAGCGAACTCAACGCCATCCTGGAGTACAACACCGACGAGTGCTACGAGAACACCGGCGCGCCGTTCGGGATCGACGGCCGTGCCCTCATCGGCGCCTCGGGAACCGTGAACGTCGTCAAGGATCTCGACCTGCTGCGCAGCGTCCTCGGCGACGACAAGCTCAACTACATCGGCTTCTCCTACGGCACGTCGATCGGCTACGAGTACGCCCGCCAGTTCCCGGACAACATCCGCGCGATGGTGATCGACGGCGTCGTCAATGTGCTCGAGAACAACCCCGACGAGCTCGCGAAATACTCCGAGTACGCGAAGTCGATCGGGCAGGACGGCGCGACCGCTCAGATCGCGGGCTTCCAGGCGACGTTCGAGCAGTTCCTCGCCTGGTGCGCGGGCATGGAGGGCCAGGAGGTCGTCGTCGACGAAGCGGGCACCACCGAGACGTTCGAGTGCGCCCTGTATCAGGGCACCGACGACGTCCCGGACGGAGCAACGCCCGACAACACGGTTCCCGCCCTGCTCGAGCGGTACCGCGACATCGCCCGGGCGGCCTGGGGCGCCCAGACGTATTCCAGCTCGATCGGGGGCCCGCGGCCGCTGAGCTTCGCGGACTTCAACCAGGGCACGCTCATGGCGATGTACACCGAGGCCTACTGGGGCTACCTCAACTCCGGCCTGCTCGAGGCGACCGACGCCGTCGAGGGCAACGAGGACTGGATGATGATCCTCTCGGACGCGTATGCGGGCCGTGGCCCCGACGGCTCCTACTCGCTCGACCTGGCCGCGTTCCCGTCGATCTGGTGCACCGACGCCGGCACCCCGCCGGGCTACAACGAGGACACGGCCGGCATCATCGCCGACCTCGAGGGCTACTATGCGGCGGCGCCGTTCACCGATCCCCGCACGAACGGCCATCCCGAGCGCGGAATGGCGCCCGTCGAGGACTGGTGCACCTACTACGAGGAACAGTTCACGCTGCCCGCCGGCGAGACCCTCGAGGCGATGCCGAACGTGCTGGTCGTCTCCACCACGTACGACTCGGCGACACCGTACGACAACGGCGTGGTGGCCGCCGCCGCGATGGGCGCCACGCTCCTCACGGTGGCCGGCTACAGCCACACCTCCTACGGCGGCTCCGAGTGCGCCACGCAGATCGCGAACGCCTACGTCGACACCCTCGTGGTGCCGGCGGACATACCGGGCGCGGAGGGCGTGCCGACCAAGGACGTGCACTCGAACGTGATCACCGGCGACGAATGCATGGTGGACGCCCGGTTCCGGCCCACGCCGGAACTGATCACCGGCGACGTCGAGGCCGGGGACACGACCGCCTTCGATGTGACCGGCCTCGTGCGTGGCACCGCCTACACGGCGACGACGGAGTTCGGCTCGGCCACGTTCACCACGGACGAGCACGGTCGCGCCGTCGTGGCCGTCGATGTCCCCGCGGACGCGACGGCGGGGACGTACGAGGTGCGCGTCGTCCCCGCCGATCCGGAGGCGAACGACCCGACGGTCCGCGCCGACGCCACCTTCGAGGTCATCGCTGCCCAGCCGAGCCCGTCCCCGACCGACACCGGCGAGCCCTCCCCCTCGGACACCGGCGGGCCGTCCCCGACCGACACGGGCGGGCCGGATGCCTCGGATAGTCCGGACGGCGCAGATGCTTCGCACGGCACGGACACTTCGGACGGGGCGACGCCGCCGGGAGACCTGGCCACGACCGGGGCACCCGGCGGCCAGGCGGGCGGCCTCATCGGCCTCGGGGCGCTCCTGCTGGCAGCCGGTGCCGCAGTCGTGCTGGCGCGCAGGCGACACCTGGCGGCCTGA
- a CDS encoding DUF3046 domain-containing protein yields MKHSEFAGAVEATFGSYGASVRADLVLSALGGRTPDEALADGAAPQRVWDAMCDALDLGEAQRFPHRRGHRRA; encoded by the coding sequence GTGAAGCACTCGGAGTTCGCCGGCGCCGTGGAGGCCACGTTCGGCAGCTACGGCGCGAGCGTGCGCGCGGATCTCGTGCTCTCTGCGCTCGGCGGGCGCACGCCCGATGAGGCGCTCGCGGACGGCGCCGCACCCCAACGCGTCTGGGATGCGATGTGCGACGCCCTCGACCTGGGCGAGGCGCAGCGTTTCCCGCATCGGCGGGGTCACCGCCGCGCCTGA